A single window of Lutzomyia longipalpis isolate SR_M1_2022 chromosome 1, ASM2433408v1 DNA harbors:
- the LOC129787145 gene encoding succinate-semialdehyde dehydrogenase, mitochondrial, translated as MLLVSRVVRFTVKSSIVPSLQYSRRMSLLLNKGLINGEWVEAIGKKKFDVFNPATGETVGSVPDMGVEDTTAAIQAAHERFQSSEWQNLTAKERSGLLKKWFQLLNENSEKISQIMTSESGKPLIEARGESVYGNSFVEWFAEETRRIYGEIIPPPFPNRQMMLTKQPIGVAALITPWNFPHAMITRKAAAALAAGCTVVIKPAEDTPLTALAIAKLAEDAGFPKGAINVVTCSRKNAAAVGEVLCKSEQVAGVSFTGSTAVGKILYSHCSAGIKRLGLELGGNAPFIVFDSANVDKAIAGAMSCKFRNCGQTCISANRFLIQEGIYPAFVEKLKAVVEKLVIGDGKKDGVNMGPLINEAQFRKVWEIVDDAKSKGAKILLGGNPKPDLGKLFFEPTIVADVTPDMRMYNEEIFGPVVSLIKFKTEEGALSVANSTNSGLAGYFFSEDVSQIFRVAKKMETGMVGINESAISCTEAAFGGIKESGLGREGSRHGIDEFVYTKYLCLGNLN; from the exons ATGTTGCTCGTTAGTCGTGTTGTGAGATTCACGGTGAAATCAAGCATCGTACCAAGTCTCCAGTATTCGCGAAGGATGAGTCTCCTGCTCAATAAGGGTTTGATCAATGGTGAGTGGGTGGAGGCCATTGGCAAGAAGAAGTTTGATGTATTCAATCCGGCAACGGGAGAAACCGTGGGTTCTGTTCCCGATATGGGGGTTGAGGACACCACTGCAGCCATCCAGGCAGCCCACGAACGCTTCCAGTCATCCGAGTGGCAAAATCTAACCGCCAAGGAACGTTCTGGACTGCTGAAG AAATGGTTCCAACTCCTAAACGAGAACAGCGAGAAAATATCTCAGATCATGACCTCGGAGTCTGGGAAGCCCTTAATTGAAGCTCGTGGCGAGAGTGTCTATGGGAATTCATTTGTTGAATGGTTCGCCGAAGAGACACGCAGAATTTATGGAGAAATTATTCCACCACCCTTCCCCAATCGTCAGATGATGCTCACGAAGCAACCTATTGGTGTGGCTGCTCTCATCACACCCTGGAACTTCCCTCATGCAATGATAACACGAAAAGCCGCCGCTGCCCTGGCTGCTG GGTGTACTGTTGTGATTAAGCCCGCTGAAGACACTCCACTGACCGCATTGGCTATTGCAAAATTAGCTGAAGATGCTGGATTCCCCAAGGGAGCAATAAATGTTGTCACGTGCAGCAGGAAGAATGCTGCTGCTGTTGGTGAAGTACTCTGCAAGAGTGAACAAGTGGCTGGAGTATCCTTCACAGGATCCACAGCAGTGGGAAAGATTCTCTACAGCCACTGCTCGGCGGGAATCAAGAGATTGGGATTGGAATTGGGAGGAAATGCTCCATTTATTGTCTTTGATTCTGCAAATGTGGACAAAGCCATTGCGGGGGCGATGTCGTGCAAATTCCGCAATTGTGGACAAACTTGCATATCAGCCAATAGATTCCTCATTCAGGAGGGCATTTACCCGGCATTCGTTGAGAAGCTAAAGGCAGTTGTTGAGAAGCTTGTTATTGGTGATGGAAAGAAGGATGGCGTGAATATGGGGCCCTTGATCAATGAGGCTCAATTCCGAAAGGTTTGGGAAATTGTCGATGATGCAAAGAGCAAGGGAGCTAAAATTCTGCTCGGAGGCAATCCTAAACCAGACCTTGGGAAGCTATTCTTTGAACCAACAATTGTTGCGGATGTTACTCCTGACATGCGAATGTACAATGAGGAAATTTTCGGGCCTGTGGTGTCCCTCATTAAGTTCAAGACAGAGGAGGGAGCCCTATCAGTGGCTAACAGCACCAATAGCGGTCTCGCTGGGTACTTCTTCAGTGAGGATGTGAGCCAGATCTTCAGGGTTGCCAAGAAGATGGAAACAGGAATGGTTGGCATCAACGAGAGCGCCATTTCGTGCACTGAAGCCGCTTTCGGGGGTATCAAGGAGTCCGGATTGGGCCGTGAGGGGTCCCGTCATGGCATTGATGAGTTTGTCTACACCAAGTATCTGTGCCTCGGGAATCTCAATTGA